A window from Salarias fasciatus chromosome 11, fSalaFa1.1, whole genome shotgun sequence encodes these proteins:
- the LOC115396549 gene encoding grainyhead-like protein 2 homolog isoform X2: protein MDVDSKRQPIAVPDEASAPSCRVFSCEDQAWRNYVENPLTAATKAMMSINGDEDGAATLGLLYDYYKHCQVPRETKCATSGFKPADYSAVELKRRSSRDILNQYVQALTAMPVNLSSSYGTVGHHSLKSEASSVSAVHGGDGVPVPLITTEGHSAVLDCGGSYKEDPVEEKRLVYKQSRYGSALSGGLKNDQRSSLDSSYGESLKKEVYHRSPSAGIDASHSILSARFHYSLDASMSLRPRQDEGPMIYLNRGQFYALTLRDLGFRSSLCPPQDDAQGGGAAPSPSRRASSGEQYADGSERDTVVQSVVMVVFGEDKGKEEQLRNWRYWHSRQPTAKQRVLDIADYKESISTIGNIEEIAYNAVSFTWDVSEVAKVFLSVNSLSTDFSSQKGVKGTPLLLQIDTYSYNSGSRRPIHRAFSQIKVFCDKGAERKLRDEEKKQLKKRPRAAKHVGSELTAAAAKKADSTPFQSTPDLDSQPVLFIPDVYFENLQRAGQVLSFHAADVGRNGAVLMKRALSVPEENVSPPQPKKLKREAEQKVLLYVRKESDEVFDALMLHSPTLAALMEAISEKYAVPVGKMTKVYQKSKKGLWREVTSVQALETALDRDELETGASALSWEEDLERHVWRTWGKSFHLLID, encoded by the exons ATGGATGTGGACAG TAAACGGCAGCCGATAGCGGTACCAGACGAGGCGTCGGCGCCTTCCTGCAGGGTGTTCAGCTGCGAGGACCAGGCGTGGAGGAACTACGTGGAGAACCCCCTGACGGCGGCCACCAAGGCCATGATGAGCATCAACGGAGACGAGGACGGCGCAGCCACTCTGGGGCTGCTCTACGACTACTACAAG CATTGCCAGGTTCCCAGAGAAACAAAGTGTGCCACCAGTGGTTTCAAACCCGCTGACTACTCTGCAGTGGAGCTCAAGAGGCGCTCCAGCCGGGATATACTCAACCAATACGTTCAGGCGCTGACCGCCATGCCCGTCAACCTCTCCAGCAGCTACGGCACCGTGGGACATCACAGCTTGAAGTCTGAGGCGAGCAGTGTCTCAGCGGTCCACGGTGGAGACGGCGTGCCGGTCCCCCTGATCACGACAGAGGGCCACTCTGCCGTGCTGGACTGTGGTGGCTCCTACAAAGAAGACCCCGTAGAGGAGAAAAGGCTGGTCTACAAGCAGAGCCGCTACGGCTCGGCTCTCAGCGGCGGCCTTAAAAACGACCAGCGAAGCTCTCTGGACAGCTCGTATGGGGAGTCCTTGAAAAAAGAG GTGTACCACAGAAGTCCCTCTGCAGGAATTGATGCCTCCCACTCCATCCTTTCAGC caggttccacTACAGTTTGGACGCCAGCATGTCGCTGCGGCCGCGCCAAGACGAAGGTCCCATGATCTATCTGAACCGGGGTCAGTTCTACGCTCTGACGCTGCGCGACCTGGGCTTCAGATCCTCCCTGTGTCCGCCCCAGGACGACGCCCagggcggcggagcggcgccgTCTCCATCCAGAAGGGCGTCCAGCGGCGAGCAGTACGCCGACGGCTCCGAACGGGACACTGTCGTGCAG AGTGTCGTCATGGTGGTTTTTGGAGAAGACAAGGGcaaagaggagcagctgaggaattGGAGGTACTGGCACTCCCGCCAGCCCACTGCCAAGCAGAGAGTCCTGGACATTG CCGACTACAAGGAGAGCATCAGCACGATCGGGAACATTGAGGAAATTGCCTACAACGCCGTGTCTTTCACATGGGATGTCAGCGAAGTGGCAAAg GTGTTCCTCTCGGTGAACTCTCTGAGCACGGACTTCTCGTCGCAGAAGGGCGTGAAGGggacgccgctgctgctccagatCGACACCTACAGCTACAACAGCGGCAGCCGGCGGCCCATCCACCGCGCCTTCAGCCAGATCAAGGTCTTCTGCGACAAG ggagcTGAGAGGAAACTCCGCGATGAGGAGAAGAAACAGCTCAAGAAACGACCCAGAG CGGCGAAACACGTCGGCTCGGagctgacggcggcggcggcgaagaAGGCCGACAGCACGCCGTTTCAGAGCACGCCGGACCTGGACTCCCAGCCGGTCCTCTTCATCCCAGACGTCTACTTTGAGAACCTGCAGCGGGCGGGCCAG GTGTTGTCTTTCCACGCCGCCGACGTGGGCAGGAACGG GGCCGTGCTGATGAAGAGAGCGCTGAGTGTTCCTGAGGAGAACGTCTCTCCGCCTCAGCCCAAGAAGTTGAAGAGAGAGGCGGAGCAGAAAG tcctcctctaTGTGAGGAAGGAGTCCGACGAGGTGTTCGATGCCCTGATGCTTCACTCCCCGACCCTCGCCGCCCTGATGGAGGCC ATCTCTGAGAAATACGCCGTGCCCGTCGGCAAGATGACCAAGGTTTACCAAAAGAGCAAGAAAGG ACTGTGGAGGGAAGTCACGTCTGTACAGGCTTTGGAGACGGCGCTGGACCGAGACGAGCTGGAAACCGGGGCCTCGGCGCTGAGCtgggaggaggacctggagcgCCACGTTTGGCGGACGTGGGGAAAATCCTTCCATTTACTGATtgattga
- the LOC115396549 gene encoding grainyhead-like protein 2 homolog isoform X1 yields MDVDSKRQPIAVPDEASAPSCRVFSCEDQAWRNYVENPLTAATKAMMSINGDEDGAATLGLLYDYYKHCQVPRETKCATSGFKPADYSAVELKRRSSRDILNQYVQALTAMPVNLSSSYGTVGHHSLKSEASSVSAVHGGDGVPVPLITTEGHSAVLDCGGSYKEDPVEEKRLVYKQSRYGSALSGGLKNDQRSSLDSSYGESLKKEVYHRSPSAGIDASHSILSASRFHYSLDASMSLRPRQDEGPMIYLNRGQFYALTLRDLGFRSSLCPPQDDAQGGGAAPSPSRRASSGEQYADGSERDTVVQSVVMVVFGEDKGKEEQLRNWRYWHSRQPTAKQRVLDIADYKESISTIGNIEEIAYNAVSFTWDVSEVAKVFLSVNSLSTDFSSQKGVKGTPLLLQIDTYSYNSGSRRPIHRAFSQIKVFCDKGAERKLRDEEKKQLKKRPRAAKHVGSELTAAAAKKADSTPFQSTPDLDSQPVLFIPDVYFENLQRAGQVLSFHAADVGRNGAVLMKRALSVPEENVSPPQPKKLKREAEQKVLLYVRKESDEVFDALMLHSPTLAALMEAISEKYAVPVGKMTKVYQKSKKGLWREVTSVQALETALDRDELETGASALSWEEDLERHVWRTWGKSFHLLID; encoded by the exons ATGGATGTGGACAG TAAACGGCAGCCGATAGCGGTACCAGACGAGGCGTCGGCGCCTTCCTGCAGGGTGTTCAGCTGCGAGGACCAGGCGTGGAGGAACTACGTGGAGAACCCCCTGACGGCGGCCACCAAGGCCATGATGAGCATCAACGGAGACGAGGACGGCGCAGCCACTCTGGGGCTGCTCTACGACTACTACAAG CATTGCCAGGTTCCCAGAGAAACAAAGTGTGCCACCAGTGGTTTCAAACCCGCTGACTACTCTGCAGTGGAGCTCAAGAGGCGCTCCAGCCGGGATATACTCAACCAATACGTTCAGGCGCTGACCGCCATGCCCGTCAACCTCTCCAGCAGCTACGGCACCGTGGGACATCACAGCTTGAAGTCTGAGGCGAGCAGTGTCTCAGCGGTCCACGGTGGAGACGGCGTGCCGGTCCCCCTGATCACGACAGAGGGCCACTCTGCCGTGCTGGACTGTGGTGGCTCCTACAAAGAAGACCCCGTAGAGGAGAAAAGGCTGGTCTACAAGCAGAGCCGCTACGGCTCGGCTCTCAGCGGCGGCCTTAAAAACGACCAGCGAAGCTCTCTGGACAGCTCGTATGGGGAGTCCTTGAAAAAAGAG GTGTACCACAGAAGTCCCTCTGCAGGAATTGATGCCTCCCACTCCATCCTTTCAGC cagcaggttccacTACAGTTTGGACGCCAGCATGTCGCTGCGGCCGCGCCAAGACGAAGGTCCCATGATCTATCTGAACCGGGGTCAGTTCTACGCTCTGACGCTGCGCGACCTGGGCTTCAGATCCTCCCTGTGTCCGCCCCAGGACGACGCCCagggcggcggagcggcgccgTCTCCATCCAGAAGGGCGTCCAGCGGCGAGCAGTACGCCGACGGCTCCGAACGGGACACTGTCGTGCAG AGTGTCGTCATGGTGGTTTTTGGAGAAGACAAGGGcaaagaggagcagctgaggaattGGAGGTACTGGCACTCCCGCCAGCCCACTGCCAAGCAGAGAGTCCTGGACATTG CCGACTACAAGGAGAGCATCAGCACGATCGGGAACATTGAGGAAATTGCCTACAACGCCGTGTCTTTCACATGGGATGTCAGCGAAGTGGCAAAg GTGTTCCTCTCGGTGAACTCTCTGAGCACGGACTTCTCGTCGCAGAAGGGCGTGAAGGggacgccgctgctgctccagatCGACACCTACAGCTACAACAGCGGCAGCCGGCGGCCCATCCACCGCGCCTTCAGCCAGATCAAGGTCTTCTGCGACAAG ggagcTGAGAGGAAACTCCGCGATGAGGAGAAGAAACAGCTCAAGAAACGACCCAGAG CGGCGAAACACGTCGGCTCGGagctgacggcggcggcggcgaagaAGGCCGACAGCACGCCGTTTCAGAGCACGCCGGACCTGGACTCCCAGCCGGTCCTCTTCATCCCAGACGTCTACTTTGAGAACCTGCAGCGGGCGGGCCAG GTGTTGTCTTTCCACGCCGCCGACGTGGGCAGGAACGG GGCCGTGCTGATGAAGAGAGCGCTGAGTGTTCCTGAGGAGAACGTCTCTCCGCCTCAGCCCAAGAAGTTGAAGAGAGAGGCGGAGCAGAAAG tcctcctctaTGTGAGGAAGGAGTCCGACGAGGTGTTCGATGCCCTGATGCTTCACTCCCCGACCCTCGCCGCCCTGATGGAGGCC ATCTCTGAGAAATACGCCGTGCCCGTCGGCAAGATGACCAAGGTTTACCAAAAGAGCAAGAAAGG ACTGTGGAGGGAAGTCACGTCTGTACAGGCTTTGGAGACGGCGCTGGACCGAGACGAGCTGGAAACCGGGGCCTCGGCGCTGAGCtgggaggaggacctggagcgCCACGTTTGGCGGACGTGGGGAAAATCCTTCCATTTACTGATtgattga
- the LOC115396549 gene encoding grainyhead-like protein 2 homolog isoform X3, with the protein MDVDSKRQPIAVPDEASAPSCRVFSCEDQAWRNYVENPLTAATKAMMSINGDEDGAATLGLLYDYYKHCQVPRETKCATSGFKPADYSAVELKRRSSRDILNQYVQALTAMPVNLSSSYGTVGHHSLKSEASSVSAVHGGDGVPVPLITTEGHSAVLDCGGSYKEDPVEEKRLVYKQSRYGSALSGGLKNDQRSSLDSSYGESLKKEVYHRSPSAGIDASHSILSASRFHYSLDASMSLRPRQDEGPMIYLNRGQFYALTLRDLGFRSSLCPPQDDAQGGGAAPSPSRRASSGEQYADGSERDTVVQSVVMVVFGEDKGKEEQLRNWRYWHSRQPTAKQRVLDIADYKESISTIGNIEEIAYNAVSFTWDVSEVAKVFLSVNSLSTDFSSQKGVKGTPLLLQIDTYSYNSGSRRPIHRAFSQIKVFCDKGAERKLRDEEKKQLKKRPRAAKHVGSELTAAAAKKADSTPFQSTPDLDSQPVLFIPDVYFENLQRAGQVLSFHAADVGRNGAVLMKRALSVPEENVSPPQPKKLKREAEQKVLLYVRKESDEVFDALMLHSPTLAALMEAISEKYAVPVGKMTKVYQKSKKGVLVNMDDNVIQHFCNEDTFVLTLDGSADSLRVVLSEI; encoded by the exons ATGGATGTGGACAG TAAACGGCAGCCGATAGCGGTACCAGACGAGGCGTCGGCGCCTTCCTGCAGGGTGTTCAGCTGCGAGGACCAGGCGTGGAGGAACTACGTGGAGAACCCCCTGACGGCGGCCACCAAGGCCATGATGAGCATCAACGGAGACGAGGACGGCGCAGCCACTCTGGGGCTGCTCTACGACTACTACAAG CATTGCCAGGTTCCCAGAGAAACAAAGTGTGCCACCAGTGGTTTCAAACCCGCTGACTACTCTGCAGTGGAGCTCAAGAGGCGCTCCAGCCGGGATATACTCAACCAATACGTTCAGGCGCTGACCGCCATGCCCGTCAACCTCTCCAGCAGCTACGGCACCGTGGGACATCACAGCTTGAAGTCTGAGGCGAGCAGTGTCTCAGCGGTCCACGGTGGAGACGGCGTGCCGGTCCCCCTGATCACGACAGAGGGCCACTCTGCCGTGCTGGACTGTGGTGGCTCCTACAAAGAAGACCCCGTAGAGGAGAAAAGGCTGGTCTACAAGCAGAGCCGCTACGGCTCGGCTCTCAGCGGCGGCCTTAAAAACGACCAGCGAAGCTCTCTGGACAGCTCGTATGGGGAGTCCTTGAAAAAAGAG GTGTACCACAGAAGTCCCTCTGCAGGAATTGATGCCTCCCACTCCATCCTTTCAGC cagcaggttccacTACAGTTTGGACGCCAGCATGTCGCTGCGGCCGCGCCAAGACGAAGGTCCCATGATCTATCTGAACCGGGGTCAGTTCTACGCTCTGACGCTGCGCGACCTGGGCTTCAGATCCTCCCTGTGTCCGCCCCAGGACGACGCCCagggcggcggagcggcgccgTCTCCATCCAGAAGGGCGTCCAGCGGCGAGCAGTACGCCGACGGCTCCGAACGGGACACTGTCGTGCAG AGTGTCGTCATGGTGGTTTTTGGAGAAGACAAGGGcaaagaggagcagctgaggaattGGAGGTACTGGCACTCCCGCCAGCCCACTGCCAAGCAGAGAGTCCTGGACATTG CCGACTACAAGGAGAGCATCAGCACGATCGGGAACATTGAGGAAATTGCCTACAACGCCGTGTCTTTCACATGGGATGTCAGCGAAGTGGCAAAg GTGTTCCTCTCGGTGAACTCTCTGAGCACGGACTTCTCGTCGCAGAAGGGCGTGAAGGggacgccgctgctgctccagatCGACACCTACAGCTACAACAGCGGCAGCCGGCGGCCCATCCACCGCGCCTTCAGCCAGATCAAGGTCTTCTGCGACAAG ggagcTGAGAGGAAACTCCGCGATGAGGAGAAGAAACAGCTCAAGAAACGACCCAGAG CGGCGAAACACGTCGGCTCGGagctgacggcggcggcggcgaagaAGGCCGACAGCACGCCGTTTCAGAGCACGCCGGACCTGGACTCCCAGCCGGTCCTCTTCATCCCAGACGTCTACTTTGAGAACCTGCAGCGGGCGGGCCAG GTGTTGTCTTTCCACGCCGCCGACGTGGGCAGGAACGG GGCCGTGCTGATGAAGAGAGCGCTGAGTGTTCCTGAGGAGAACGTCTCTCCGCCTCAGCCCAAGAAGTTGAAGAGAGAGGCGGAGCAGAAAG tcctcctctaTGTGAGGAAGGAGTCCGACGAGGTGTTCGATGCCCTGATGCTTCACTCCCCGACCCTCGCCGCCCTGATGGAGGCC ATCTCTGAGAAATACGCCGTGCCCGTCGGCAAGATGACCAAGGTTTACCAAAAGAGCAAGAAAGG GGTTCTGGTGAACATGGACGACAACGTCATCCAGCACTTCTGCAACGAGGACACCTTCGTCCTGACTCTGGACGGCTCGGCCGACTCGCTGCGTGTGGTTCTGTCGGAGATCTGA